GCTTAAGGCGGGAGCATAGTCCGCCTCCGCGCCGAGCTGCATACTGTGAAAAACTTGCGGAACGTTCTTACCCAGCTGACTAAGCTCGTCCTCTACGCTGGCTTCCACTGCTCTCATCGCGGCACGGGCAGAAACCCGATGCGGGCTATCAGGCCTGGTGCGGGGGAAGATGACACGAAACTCGGTGCCAGTATCTATAAGGCGCGGTGCAGCTAGGCCTGCATCTAAACAGGCACGAATCATCTCTCGGATTCCTCCGCCCTCGCCTTCAATGACCGGGTGTCCTTCGCTGGTGCGAACTAGTTTGGCAAGCTCATAAAGGCGCTGATTTACTGCAGCTTTGGATAAGGTGGTGCTGGTCAATTGGGAGACCGAGACCCCTCGCAGCCCACCAGGGCTAGTAATGATCACTGCCTGCCGGGTGATGCGAACCTCAATTCTTTTTCCCACGCCTCGCGTGTGCGGTCCTAAATCCCGGTGCACTAACGCGTTGGCTACAGCCTCCCGAAGGGCGGCCGGCGGAATTTCCGGGATCTCTTCCACATGACCGCTTTCCGCATAGCGCAGGTCGGCCTGCAGATTGGCACGCAGCCAATCCACCACATCATCGAGGAGAGCGGGTAGAGGGCCGTCGAAATGGGTGAGGTTCCGCGTGCGCGCGGCGTGCTCCCGCGGAAGCTGCACCGCCGCGGTTACCCCGAGGGCAGGTACTTTTCCCTGCGGCAAGAAGCCGAGGGCATAATTTCCGGCTACGGTCAGTTGCCCGTTTACGGTTGCGCCAAGTACCTCGAGGAGGCGCTTGTCCTCCGTGATGGTGGATAGGCGCCTACTGCGTGAGCGGGCTGCGCGTAGCGCCTCTGCCGTAATGCTTTCATCCATGTCCCGCAGGTCGCTGCCAGGCACTGTCTGCTGGTCATAAAATTCTTGCTCAGATTCGTGGAGTGCCGCCACCTCGAGGATGCGCAAGTCGTTAGGCCCCATCACATAATTGCCATCCGCTTGCCGTAGGTAGGCCTCTCCTTTGATGCGGGCTGGTTTAAGCATGGGTGAAAGGGGCGCTACCGTCACTGCGATTACTACCGCTTCATCGATGCTGATGTGGGTAAAAGAGAGCTGGGGCGCAGGTTCTATTAGCGTTCTTGCTTGGTCCGCCACAGCCTTTTCTACCTGTGCAGGGTGCGCGACGCCGGTGGCGGCAAAGTTGAGGCTCTGATCGACGCCCAAAAGGATGTCACCGCCCATTGGCATGTTTGCAAAAGCACATATGGTGCGAGCCAAATCATGCGGTGCGCGAAGGAAGGAGCGCTTACATTCCAGCATCGTGCGGTCATCGCCAAAAAGCCGCAGCTGCTCAAGTGCCTCACGGAGGCTAATTGCATCCCAACCCATGGCGTCATTATAAAACCCTCATTGCAAAGTAGCAATGATTTTTTAATGAGGGGGAAGGGGCTTCTCGCTCATTGTGATGAACGGTACGCTGGAGGCACTTCGCAACAGAAAGGGAACGCTCGCTCGTGAGTAAAGCATCGCCGGATAATATCTTGCTCTACCTGCCGCAAAAGCAGGAAGATCAGGTGCGCGACATCTTTGCGGGCCTAGCTGAGCGCGGCTTTCCTGTCCAGCAGCAACGCCCGCACATTACGGTCACCTTTTCGCCGCACATGCAGCCGGAAGTGGTGGACTTGGCGGCCCAGTTGCTGCCGGCCGTTATCCCCGCGGATTTCCGGCGGGTAGGAAACGTTATTTTTGGCACCAAGCGTAAACAGACGGTGGCCTGGCTGCTGGAGACTACCGACGAGTTAGAAATCGCCGCGCGAAAAATCAGCGCCGCAAACCCGGACGGGCGCGGGCCGCGCTGGACTCCGCACCTGACCATGGGTTTGCGCCTGCCGCGTGAAGAGGTCCCCGGCTATATCCAAGCGATGGACGAGCTCACCTCCGCGCACTTCAAGGAACTTACCGCCGTCGAGGCCGCCTATTGGCGGCCGCGCACGCAGGAAAAGACCCTTCTAGCAGGGGATTAGAGCAGGGCCTGCAGGGCGCGGGCAACGCGCAGAACGGTCAGGTCCTCGCCCGGCTTGCCGACGACCTGCACCGCATCACCCACGCCTTCTTCCTCTTCGCCGCGCAGCGGCACAGTAATAGCTGGCCAGCCGAGCACGTTGAAAGGCTCGGTCCACCGCCGCAAGCTCGCGGCCGATTCCGCGGTATTCTCCGGGGTGATATCAGACCACTTGAGGGGACCGGAATCGAGGGTAGGGGTGAGGATAATGGGGGCGTCGGCAAGCAAGGCAAGGGCGTCTTCGCGCAGCTTCTCTACGCCCCGTGCAGCCGCGTCGTAGTCTTCCTGGCTGATATTTTCCCCGCCCAGCACCCGCTGCAGAATCACCTCCTGGTACTTATCGCGCTGGTTCAGCAACGGCCGGTGGACGTCATAGACCTCCTTCAAGCGCATCGGCTCGTAGAGCTCGGCCGTGGCGGCGATGGTGTCTTCCAAGTCCGCACCTTCGGTGAACTCAAAGTCTGATCGTTCTAGCGCCGCCAGAAGATCGGCGAAGCGCTCGCCCTTGGCCTTAAGGGCCGTGACATCAACAGCGGAAACGTCCTGCGCTGCGGCCGGATCCTCATCCGCAGTGGCAATAAAAGCCTGTTCAATCAGGTCAATCGAGCTGGCAAAGAAACCAATGCAATCAAAGCTCGGGGGCAAAGGGGAAGACGCCTTCGACCGGAATCACCCCAAAGGTGGGCTTGAACCCCAGCACACCCTGGCATGCGGCCGGCACGCGCACCGAGCCGGCGCTATCAGAGCCCACCGTAAGCTGCAGCGCTCCGCAAGCCACCAGCGCCGCCGAACCGGAGCTCGAACCCCCGCCGCACACCTCCGGATCGCGCGGGTTGATCACGCGACCATAAGCCGAGGCATCGCCCAAAATGCCATAGGAAAACTCCTGCAGGTTCGCCTTCGCCACCGGCAGCGCCCCCTTCGCAGTCAAGCGCTGCACCACCGGCGCATCCTCGATTGGGATGCGGCCCACATCCACATTGGTGCCGCAGGTGGTAGGCACGAACGCCACATCCACGATGTCCTTGAACGCCACCGGCTGTCCCTTAAGCGTGGGCGATTCCTCCACCGCCTGTTCATCAAACGGGATGACGGCAATCACCGCATTGAAATCCTGCTGGGCGTGGTGCAGGCGATCAGAAACAGTAGACATAACGGGAGCTAAGTCCTTTCAACCTCGGCGTCCTAGGACGCTCACGATGTATTAGAAGAACGCAGATGTTACTACCGTACATCAGGGGAACGTTGTAGCAGCAAAGGCTGGAAGTGCGTGGGTTATGTGCCAAACGGTAACGGTGACCAGAGGCCTTATCCCCGTTGCGTTGGGCCAGACTCATGCCATCC
The nucleotide sequence above comes from Corynebacterium tuberculostearicum. Encoded proteins:
- a CDS encoding ATP-binding protein: MGWDAISLREALEQLRLFGDDRTMLECKRSFLRAPHDLARTICAFANMPMGGDILLGVDQSLNFAATGVAHPAQVEKAVADQARTLIEPAPQLSFTHISIDEAVVIAVTVAPLSPMLKPARIKGEAYLRQADGNYVMGPNDLRILEVAALHESEQEFYDQQTVPGSDLRDMDESITAEALRAARSRSRRLSTITEDKRLLEVLGATVNGQLTVAGNYALGFLPQGKVPALGVTAAVQLPREHAARTRNLTHFDGPLPALLDDVVDWLRANLQADLRYAESGHVEEIPEIPPAALREAVANALVHRDLGPHTRGVGKRIEVRITRQAVIITSPGGLRGVSVSQLTSTTLSKAAVNQRLYELAKLVRTSEGHPVIEGEGGGIREMIRACLDAGLAAPRLIDTGTEFRVIFPRTRPDSPHRVSARAAMRAVEASVEDELSQLGKNVPQVFHSMQLGAEADYAPALSLHEIAERTQLSTGQARYALKALERKGWIVMRGQRGSQRTTYQIRRE
- a CDS encoding 2'-5' RNA ligase family protein → MSKASPDNILLYLPQKQEDQVRDIFAGLAERGFPVQQQRPHITVTFSPHMQPEVVDLAAQLLPAVIPADFRRVGNVIFGTKRKQTVAWLLETTDELEIAARKISAANPDGRGPRWTPHLTMGLRLPREEVPGYIQAMDELTSAHFKELTAVEAAYWRPRTQEKTLLAGD
- a CDS encoding amidase family protein encodes the protein MPPSFDCIGFFASSIDLIEQAFIATADEDPAAAQDVSAVDVTALKAKGERFADLLAALERSDFEFTEGADLEDTIAATAELYEPMRLKEVYDVHRPLLNQRDKYQEVILQRVLGGENISQEDYDAAARGVEKLREDALALLADAPIILTPTLDSGPLKWSDITPENTAESAASLRRWTEPFNVLGWPAITVPLRGEEEEGVGDAVQVVGKPGEDLTVLRVARALQALL
- a CDS encoding amidase family protein, translating into MSTVSDRLHHAQQDFNAVIAVIPFDEQAVEESPTLKGQPVAFKDIVDVAFVPTTCGTNVDVGRIPIEDAPVVQRLTAKGALPVAKANLQEFSYGILGDASAYGRVINPRDPEVCGGGSSSGSAALVACGALQLTVGSDSAGSVRVPAACQGVLGFKPTFGVIPVEGVFPFAPEL